A genomic region of Cygnus atratus isolate AKBS03 ecotype Queensland, Australia chromosome 31, CAtr_DNAZoo_HiC_assembly, whole genome shotgun sequence contains the following coding sequences:
- the LOC118261384 gene encoding olfactory receptor 14J1-like produces the protein MPNSSSVSKFLLLAFADTRELQLLHFGLFLGIYLAALLGNGLILTAVACHHRLHTPMDFFLLNLTLLDLGCISTTLPKAMANALWDTRAISYQGCAAQVFFFAFLLTAEFYVLTVVSYDRYVAIWKPLHYRSLVGSRACAQMAAAAWGSGFLNAVLHTATPFSLPLCQGNAVDQFFCEIPQILKLSCSDAYLREACVLVFSVSLVFGCFVFIVLSYVQIFRAVLRMPSSQGRHKAFSMCLPHLAVVFLFVSTAIFAYLKPPSISSPSLDHVVAVLYSVVPPAVNPLIYSMRNQELKDAVRKLMP, from the coding sequence atgcccaacagcagctctgtgagcaagttcctcctgctggcattcgcagacacgcgggagctgcagctcctgcacttcgggctcttcctgggcatctacctggctgccctcctgggcaacggcctcatcctcaccgccgtagcctgccaccaccgcctccacacccccatggacttcttcctcctcaacctcaccctcctcgacctgggctgcatctccaccactctgcccaaagccatggccaatgccctctgggacaccagggccatctcctatcaagggtgtgctgcacaggtctttttctttgccttcttgcTTACAGCAGAATTTTATGTTCTCACCGTCGTGTCTTAcgaccgctacgttgccatctggAAGCCCCTGCACTACAGGagcctcgtgggcagcagagcttgtgcccagatggcagcagctgcctggggcagtggctttctcaatgctgtcctgcacacggccactccattttccctgcccctctgccaaggcaatgctgtggaccagttcttctgtgaaatcccccagatcctcaagctctcctgctcagatgcctacctcagggaagcTTGCGTCCTTGTGTTTAGTGTTTCTTTAgtctttggttgttttgttttcattgtgctgtcctatgtgcagatcttcagggcagtACTGAGGATGCCCTCTTCTcagggccggcacaaagccttttccatgtgcctccctcacctggctgtggtcttcctgtttgtcagcactgccatctttgcctacctgaagcccccctccatctcttccccatccctggaccaTGtggtggcagttctgtactccgtggtgcctccagcagtgaaccccctcatctacagcatgaggaaccaggagctcaaAGATGCTGTGAGGAAACTGATGCCTTGA